A portion of the Choristoneura fumiferana chromosome 6, NRCan_CFum_1, whole genome shotgun sequence genome contains these proteins:
- the LOC141428989 gene encoding putative inorganic phosphate cotransporter: protein MPALMIMLARWVPPHERSFQGALVFGGAQIGNIFGSFMSGFLLADGRDWAYVFYFFGGFGLIWFTLWSLLCYSTPNTHPFITKRELNYLNANVTTAENKAAKDPVPWKAILRSWPVWALVCAAVGHDWGYYTMVTDLPKYSHDVLKYDIKTTGSLTALPYAAMWISSFIFGFVCDVCIKKGWHTIKTGRIIHTTIAATGPAICIILASYAGCDRNAAMAYFVLSMALMGGFYSGMKVNALDLAPNYAGTLTSLVNTTSTFAGIATPFLTGLLTPHSTLSEWRVAFWVCFAVLVSTNVVYCIWADGEQQWWDDVRQYGYPPGWKHGPLIVETNPEGPVTVNLNDKKGDDAY, encoded by the exons ATGCCTGCACTCATGATCATGCTGGCGCGATGGGTGCCACCTCATGAACGGTCATTCCAAGGAGCCCTGGTCTTCGGCGGAGCACAGATCGGCAACATCTTCGGCTCCTTCATGTCTGGTTTCCTCCTTGCTGATGGGAGAGACTGGGCTTACGTGTTTTACTTCTTTGGCGGCTTTGGACTGATCTGGTTTACTTTGTGG AGTCTACTTTGCTACAGTACGCCGAACACGCATCCCTTCATCACAAAACGAGAGCTGAACTACTTGAATGCAAATGTGACGACGGCCGAGAACAAAGCTGCGAAGGACCCAGTCCCGTGGAAGGCTATTTTGAGATCATGGCCGGTCTGGGCGCTAGTTTGTGCTGCT GTTGGTCATGACTGGGGTTACTACACAATGGTCACAGACCTGCCAAAATACTCTCACGACGTGCTCAAATATGACATTAAGACTACTGGCTCGCTGACTGCTCTGCCTTATGCTGCGATGTGGATCAGCTCATTCATCTTCGGCTTCGTGTGTGATGTATGCATTAAAAAGGGATGGCATACTATCAAAACGGGGAGAATCATTCACACAACTATTG CTGCGACGGGACCTGCGATATGTATAATTCTCGCGTCGTACGCAGGGTGCGACCGCAACGCCGCCATGGCCTACTTTGTACTTTCTATGGCCCTAATGGGAGGCTTCTACAGTGGGATGAAG GTAAATGCATTAGATTTGGCACCAAACTACGCAGGCACACTAACGTCGCTCGTGAACACTACCTCGACCTTCGCCGGAATCGCCACTCCGTTCCTCACGGGATTGTTGACGCCACAT TCAACACTGAGTGAATGGCGAGTGGCGTTTTGGGTCTGCTTCGCAGTGCTTGTCAGCACAAACGTGGTGTACTGCATCTGGGCAGACGGCGAGCAGCAGTGGTGGGACGACGTGAGACAGTACGGATACCCGCCCGGCTGGAAGCATGGGCCACTCATCGTTGAGACAAACCCAGAAGGACCAGTTACCGTCAATTTAAACGACAAGAAAGGCGATGATGCTTATTAA
- the LOC141428619 gene encoding uncharacterized protein, whose protein sequence is MATMQHKEELKEKYDTHLKEKNLSRLEKQKDRESIGQGNVCTVYDLQAVMQCPVGESSSFYYISKLNCLNFTISELARTSKKNTNKEQNENIVQQNPEEDTTAEGKTVGAYGDVFNYFWDETQGKRGANEIGSCILDYLGKLSEKFPDTQLNIVFYSDNCCGQNKNKFIACLYSYAISHFPNIASITHKFLIRGHTQNEGDNVHSLIEKEIKRNLKSGPIYTSHQYVTLIKTAKKTGNPFKVLELTYDFFEDLKSLQDQWGYNFNEDDERKPVSWNDIKVLQFLKDEPFVFFYKSSYAQEEFMRVSMRNKRRKMPSLEEVSIRKAFTNKIPLGVNKKKGLAELLRKNLIPPFYMDYYKSLIED, encoded by the coding sequence ATGGCTACTATGCAACATAAAGAAGAACTGAAGGAAAAATACGATACTCATTTGAAGGAAAAGAATCTAAGTCGTTTAGAAAAACAGAAAGACCGCGAAAGTATTGGTCAAGGTAATGTTTGCACCGTGTACGACTTACAAGCAGTCATGCAATGTCCCGTGGGAGAGTCAAGCTCTTTTTATTACATATCAAAGCTCAACTGCCTTAATTTTACCATTTCTGAATTAGCTCGTAcatctaaaaaaaacacaaataaagaGCAAAATGAAAATATAGTTCAACAAAATCCGGAAGAAGATACAACAGCTGAAGGAAAAACGGTAGGCGCCTACGGAGAtgtatttaattacttttggGATGAGACACAGGGCAAAAGAGGGGCAAACGAAATAGGATCCTGCATACTTGATTATTTGGGAAAACTAAGTGAGAAATTTCCGGATACTCAACTTAACATAGTATTTTATTCGGATAATTGCTGTGGGCAAAACAAGAATAAGTTTATTGCGTGTCTGTACTCTTATGCTATTTCCCACTTTCCAAATATAGCAAGTATCACCCACAAGTTTTTAATACGTGGTCACACCCAGAACGAGGGTGATAACGTACACAGCTTAATAGAAAAAGAGATAAAAAGAAACCTGAAATCTGGACCGATATACACATCTCATCAATATGTGACGTTGATAAAAACTGCTAAAAAAACCGGCAATCCTTTCAAAGTCCTGGAGTTAACTTATGATTTCTTTGAAGATTTAAAATCATTGCAGGATCAGTGGGGGTACAATTTTAATGAAGATGATGAGCGCAAACCTGTCTCCTGGAACGATATAAAAGTGTTACAGTTCTTAAAGGATGAACCTTTTGTATTTTTCTACAAAAGCTCCTACGCTCAAGAAGAGTTTATGCGTGTTAGCATGAGAAATAAAAGGAGAAAAATGCCAAGCTTGGAAGAGGTGTCAATTCGTAAAGcatttacaaacaaaattccACTAGGTGTGAACAAAAAGAAAGGCCTAGCTGAATTGTTGCGGAAGAATTTGATACCTCCTTTTTATATGGATTATTATAAATCTCTTATAGAAGACTGA